The genomic interval gtggagtgggggatagagatagagagcggagtgggggatagagaaagagagcggagtgggggatagagatagagagtggagtgggggatagagatagagagcggagtgagggatagagatagagagtggagtgagggatagagatagagagtggagtgggggatagagatagagagcggagagggggatagagatagagagtggagtgggggatagagatagagagcggagtgagggttagagatagagaggggagtgggggatagagatagagagcggagtgggggttagagatagagagcggagagggggatagagatagagagtggagtgggggatagagatagagagcggagtgagggttagagatagagagcggagtgagggatagagatagagagcggagtgggggatagagatagagagtggagtgggggatagagatagagagcggagtgagggttagagatagagaggggagtgggggatagagatagagtgcggagtgggggttagagatagagagcggagtgggggttagagatagagagcggagtgggggttagagatagagagcggagtgggggttagagatagagagcggagtggggagttagagatagagagcggagtgggggatagagatagagtgcggagtgggggttagagatagagagcggagtgggggttagagatagagagcggagtgggggttagagatagagagcggagtgggggttagagatagagagcggagagggggttagagatagagagcggagtgggggttagagatagagagcggagtgggggatagagatagagagcggagtgggggatagagatagagagcggagtgggggatagagatagagagcggagtgggggttagagatagagagcggagtgggggatagagatagagagcggagtgggggatagagatagagagcggagtgggggatagagatagagaggggagtgggagttagagttgagagcggagtgggggatagagatagtggagtgggggatagagatagagagtggagtgggggatagagatagagagcggagtgggggatagagatagtggagtgggggatagagatagagagcggagtgggggatagagatagagagcggagtgggggatagagatagagagcggagtgggggatagagatagagagcggagtgggggatagagatagagagcggagtgggggatagagatagagagcggagtgggggatagagatagagagtggagtgggggttagagatagagagcggagtgggggatagagatagagagcggagtgggggttagagatagagagtgggggttagagatagagagcggagtgggggatagagatagagagcggagtgggggatagagatagagagcggagtgggggatagagatagagagcggagtgggggttagagatagagagtgggggttagagatagagagcggagtgggggatagagatagtggagtgggggatagagatagagagcggagagggggatagagatagTGGAGTGGGGGGTTAGAGATAGATagcagagtgggggatagagatagcagagtgggggatagagatagcggactgggggtagagatagagagcggagtgggggatagagatagcggactgggggtagagatagagagcggagtgggggatagagatagagagcggagagggggatagagatagCGGCCTCTATATAAacggggaggcgggttggcagcgggggtggggggccgcgattgggtgcgtggcaaacccgcatgaaccaaactttaccgttcccgcgcgatcgcaggtTGATTGGTGatggttaatgtcctctccgggtttcgcgcccggatGCTGATCTGATTGacgggctggctgccgtcaggagctgcaacacaaggtgtcggggggggaaagggagagaatgagacACCATCCAGCGGAGGATTggaaggctgggggagggggggaggagagtggaagatcggggggagaggggaagatcgggggagaggggaagatcggggaggaaaggggaagatcggggggagagggaagatcggagggagagggcaagatcggggggagaggggaagatcggggggagaggggaagatcgggggagaggggaagatcggggggagaggggaagatcggggaggaaaggggaagatcggggggagaggggaagatcggggaggaaaggggaagatcagagggagaggggaagatcggggaggaaaggggaagatcagagggagaggggaagatcggggggagaggggaagatcggggaggaaaggggaagatcgggggagaggggaagatcggggggagggggaagatcggggaggaaaagggaagatcgggggagaggggaagatcggggggagaggggaagatcgggggagaggggaagatcggggggagggggaagatcggggaggaaaagggaagatcgggggagaggggaagatcggggaggaaaggggaagatcgggggagaggggaagatcgggggagaggggaagatcggggggagggggaagatcggggaggaaaagggaagatcgggggagaggggaagatcggggaggaaaggggaagatcgggggagaggggaagatcggggggagggggaagatcggggaggaaaagggaagatcgggggagaggggaagatcggggaggaaaggggaagatcgggggagaggggaagatcggggaggagaggggaagatcggagggagaggggaagatcggggggagggggaagatcggggggagggggaagatcggggaggaaaggggaagatcggggggagaggggaagatcggggggagggggaagatcggggaggaaaggggaagatcggagggagaggggaagatcggggggagggggaagatcggggggagggggaagatcggggaggaaaggggaagatcggggggagaggggaagatcggggggagggggaagatcggggggagggggaagatcgggcggagaggggaagatcggggggagaggggaaggtcggggaggaaaggggaagatcggggggagaggggaagatcggggggagggggacgatcggggggagggggaagatcggggggagggggaagatcggggaggaaaggggaagatcggggaggaaaggggaagatcggggggagaggggaagatcggggggagggggacgatcggggggagggggaagatcggagggagaggggaagatcggggggaggggggaagatcgggggagaggggaagatcagggggagaggggaagatcggggaggaaaggggaagatcggggggagaggggaagatcggggggagggggaagatcggggggaggggggaagatcggggggaggggggaagatcggggggagaggggaagatcgggggggagaggggaagatcggggggagggggaagatcggggggagggggaagatcggagggagaggggaagatcggggggagggggaagatcggggggaggggaaaatcgcggggagaaggggaagatcgtgggaggGGAAAATCGTGGGAGGGGAAgaacggggggggagaggggaagatcggagggagaggggaagatcggagggagaggggaagatcagggggaaagaggggaagatcgggggggagaggggaagatcgggggggagaggggaagatcggagggagaggggaagatcggggggagaggggaagatcgggggggagagggggaagatcggggggagaggggaagattgggggggagaggggaagatcggggggagaggggaagatcggggggacatccggagggtgagattggggggacatcgggagggtgagattggggggacatcgggagggtgagattggggggacatcggagcgggagacatggtcatcggagcaggtttcaaaggtcggTGCATTTAGTGgtttcacttccttgcatggtttttcatttaatttatttagtttcttgttctctGGCCTGGCCCTTCATGCCAGGTTTCACCAGGCGtcaatcagaagcggtgggcaagctgcccaggtaagttaaagatctttctaatcacttactctgtcacagagtaaagtgccttaagtacctcgatGAGGCGGtatggagccggcttccgaacccgaacgggatttgcccgattttcgcagcccccagcccccaacgcacccgcatttgcctccgaaaatcacccccagagagcagagtgggggataGGGACACAGAGCAGGGTGGGTATAGGGTggcagagcagagtggggatagagagacagaatagagtgggggatagagagacagagcagagtgggggatagagagacagagcagagtgggggatagagacagagcagagtgggggatggagagacagagcagagtgagggatagagagacagagcagagcgggggatggagagacagagcagagcgggggatggagagacagagcagagtgagggatagagagacagagcagagtgagggatagagagacagagcagagtgagggatagagagagagcagagtgggggatagagacagagcagagtgggggatagagacagagcagaacgggggatagagagacagagcagagtgggggatagagagagagcagagtgggggatagagacagagcagaacgggggatagagagacagagcagagtgagggatagagagagagcagagtgggggatagagagacagagcagagtgggggatagagagagagcagagtgggggatagagagacagagcagagtgggggatagagagagagcagagtgggggatagagagacagagcagagtgggggatagagagagagcagagtgggggatagagagacagagcagagtgggggatagagagacagagcagagtgggggatagagagagagagcagagtgggggatagagagacagagcagagtgggggatagagagacagagcagagtgggggatagagagagagcagagtgggggctagagagacagagcagagtgggggatagagagagagcagagtgggggatagagagacagagcagagtgggggatagagagacagagcagagtgggggatagagacagagcagagtgggggatagagacagagcagaacgggggatagagagagagcagagtgggggatagagagacagagcagagtgggggatagagagagagcagagtgggggatagagagagagcagagtgggggatagagagacagagcagagtgggggatagagagagagcagagtgggggatacagagacagagcagagtgggggatagagagacagagcagagtgggggatagagacagagcagagtgggggatagagagagagcagagcaggggatagagagacagagcagagtgggggatagagagagagcagagtgggggatagagagacagagcagagtgggggatagagagacagagcagagtgggggatagagagacagagcagagcgggggatagagagacagagcagagtgggggatagagagacagagcagagcgggggatagagagagagcagagcgggggatagagagacagagcagagtgggggatagagagacagagcagagcgggggatagagagagagagcagagtgggggatagagagagagcagagtgggggatagagagacagagcagagcgggggatagagagagagagcagagtgggggatagagagagagcagagtggggggatagagagagagcagagcggggggatagagagacagagcagagtgtggggatagagagagagcagagtgggggatagagagagagcagagtgggggatagagagagagagcagagtgggggatagagagacagagcagagtgggggatagagagagagagcagagcgggggatagagagacagagcagagcggggggatagagatagatataaaatacatttttttaatcgttgaaagagagggaaggaattaATCAGAGTGCTCGGGATGTTAACACTGGGGCTGAATTTCCATGGGAGTTCTCCAGACCGTCTGGTGTTGGCACAGTTTGGCCAAGGTTTGCGCTGATCTTCCATTGGTGTTGCCAAGGACAATGGgacaaccccctctccccccccactgtggaACTTCCTGATGCCCCTGTCTGTTAGCTGAAGCTTCCTCTCGTTTGTTTTTGGCACTGACGGGGAGCTGTGGTCTGATTTGCGAGTCAGTCCCTCAGCAAAGCTCGGCCTAGTCGAGCTCTGCACAACACCCTCTGCAATCTCCGAGTCTCAGCCGCGTGggttaaataatttgattaaaaaAACGCAACCAGATCAATAACTTTCTCTCGAATGTAATTACGGGCCTGGTGAGGCGTTGCCAAGCAACCCGTGCCTGATAAATTCATTACTGCCCATATTAATGAGAACACAAAGTACGGAATCACTGCTTAAATGGTGACCCTACCGTGACCTCACAGTATCTCACAGCCCACGCACATAACTAATCtgctgttaatatttaataaactgTTTTTAGGCTGAAAACTTTATAGACCTGAATGCTTAACTTAAAATGTAACGACTTTTTAAGAAGTATTATTACTTGGAAGAAGAGCACTATTTAATAATACAATGCTGTGCCCTGGATCTTTTTACGTCAACTTGAACAgaccagacggggcctcggtttaacgtctcatccgaaagacggcacctccgacagtgcagcactccctcaggtctggcgctgggagcgtcggcctggattatggcttgaagccatgaccttcactgagatcagtgtttgaagaagagcggggggtgTTCTCCcacggtgtcccggccaacattacTCCCTCAACCGAAAACCAGatcaactggccatttatctcacttCTTTGCTTTGTTTGTGGGACGTCGCTgtgaacaaaatggctgccgtgagCATGGTGCGTGACCCTCTCTTAGGGCGGTAATGCCCAAtacgttagccactagccacctcaatactcatattcgcatggcGGGAgcgtgtgaactttaacctttttgtgtgctTGTTGGTTAGACGAGTGTTGTTTGATCATTGTGGCTGCTTTACTTNNNNNNNNNNNNNNNNNNNNNNNNNNNNNNNNNNNNNNNNNNNNNNNNNNNNNNNNNNNNNNNNNNNNNNNNNNNNNNNNNNNNNNNNNNNNNNNNNNNNNNNNNNNNNNNNNNNNNNNNNNNNNNNNNNNNNNNNNNNNNNNNNNNNNNNNNNNNNNNNNNNNNNNNNNNNNNNNNNNNNNNNNNNNNNNNNNNNNNNNGGAgcgtgtgaactttaacctttttgtgtgctTGTTGGTTAGACGAGTGTTGTTTGATCATTGTGGCTGCTTTACTTCCCTGGTCACTGAATGGTGGCGGATGTTTAAGTGAATATACACGTGTGAGGTACATttatctgtattgtgtgtgtctgtgaggtatTTTTTACTAAAATTATTCCCCGTCGCCATAGCGACACCTGTGGCTCGTCAGCCATTTCTGGACAACACGGCCTTAAAGGGAAGGGTGCTGCCAACTGAACCAAGTGAACGGCTAAATTTATCGCCAGGCGTGAAAAGTATTGAAACATCTTAAAACAGTTACCAGACCGCGATGGTGCGTTAGTATCGGAGATGAGCAAAGAGCAATTTCCGGAGAAAGATTTGCGTTTTGATGGTGCCTTGTCCCGTCCGTGAGAAGCGTATCAGATCACTTTACACAGTCTTTAGAATCCAACAAAGACCAAATCGTCTGGCCGATTTCTATAAGGGAACTGCAAGGCAAAGTTTACACCCAGTgggttgggggagtgggaagaggCAAGTTAGAGATTGATCCCAATATCAATTAATAAAAACTAAAATGAAATGaagcattttgacaggaagaacgaggagaggcattataaactaaatagtaccattttaaagggggtacaggaagagagagacctgggggtgcacatcaaCAAATttttgacggtggcaggataagttgttAAACAAgtatatggggtcctgggctttatagatagaggcatagactacaaaagcaaatTAGTTATGTTAACCCTTTAATGTTATGTTTAGTTATGTTAACCCTTTGAtaatcaggcaatgaccatctccaacaagagagagtcaaaccacctccccttgacattcaacggcattaccatcaccgaatcccccaacatcaacatcctggggggtcaccattgaccagaaacttaactggaccagccatataaataatgtggctacgagagcaggtcagaggctgggtattctgcggcgagtgactcacctcctgactccccaaaggctttccaccatctacaaggcacaagtcaggagtgtgttggaatacactccatttgcctggatgagtgcagctccaacaacactcaagaagctcgacaccatccaggacaaagcagcctgcttgattggcaccccatccaccaccctaaacattcactcccttcaccaccggcgcacagtggcaactcgccaaggcttcttcgacagcacttcccaaacccgcaacctctaccacctagaaggacaagagcagcaggcacatgggaacaacaccacctgcacgttcccctccaagtcacacaccaccccgacttggaaatatatcggccgttccttcatcgtcgctgggtcaaaatcctggaactcccttcctaacagcactgtgggagaaccttcaccacatggactgcagcggttcaagaaggcggctcaccaccaccttctcaggggcaattagggatgggcaataaatgccggcctcgccagcgacgcccacatcccatgaacgactgaaaaaaaataatcactggTAAGACCTCAGCTAGAAtatagtgtccagttctgggcaccacacttttggaaggatgtcaaggccttggagagggtgcagaggagatttactcgaatggtaccagggatgagggacttcagttatgtggagagactggagaagctggggttgttctccttcgagcagtgaaggttgagaggagatttaatagaggtgttcaaaatcatgaagggttttgatagggtagataaggagaaactgtttccagtggcagaagggtcggtaaccagaggacacagatttaagataattggcaaaagaaccagaggggagatgaggagaattttttttacgcggcgagtggttatgatctggaatgtgctgcctgaaagggcggtggaagcagagtcaatagtaactttcaaaaggggaattggataaatacttgaaaaggaaaagtttacagggctatagggaaagagcagggggagtgggactcattggatagctctttcagagggccggcacaggcacgatgggccgaatggcctccttctgtgctgtatcattctattattctatgattttatgaaaaaaaTGTCTGGGAGGAAGAGATGAGACAGTTTAAAATGCAACATTGACAACTCTTTATTTCTGTGTAACTGATTTCATAGCATTTAATTTGCTAAATTCTCCAACAAATAGTTTCAATTTTATCATTTGCAAACTGCGTGTCGCTCACTGAGAGTCATCTGATGCTTCGGGGTTAGACAACAAGGAGGGGGTGGGAATTCGACCAGACGTAATTAAGTCCCCATTAAAGTCTGACGTGTGTTTTTAATATAATATTCTAATTTGATATGATTTATTGTTAAAACAGAATTGCAGGCAATTTGGAAATCAGGGAAGTAAAGTTGATTGCAATTTCTTTGCAGtgcaggctgaggagctgggagaggcGCTACAGTGGCACTATAGCGCCACCACTTgtgggagggtataattacagcgtgacaagtttacataggcattttCCATTGTGAAagttgacataggaatttataatgggaaagttaacaggaagtgcatgcaagaTTGAACAtgatttaatatattatagagagATGCATCAAACATTTGGATACAGTCCATCGCTCTGCTGTTGTGGCACGTATATTACTGAGATATTACCAAGAGGCAGATCTCTGAGCCTGGGGCCCTGCTGGACGGGAGATTGGACTGTTGCACATATAGAGCCGATTCTGTGACCCATTCAGTGAGGCGTCACATCAACAGGCCTGAAAGGTACATTTTATTCGACAACTGAAGCACTGCGATCAGGCTAAAGTGACAGCGTAGCAGTGACTCTGCAGCACACTGGAGGCAGATGTGGCAGCCGTTTtgttcgcacagcaagatcccacaaacagcgacaaGCAGACAGCCAGTTAGTCTGTTGCTGGTGCTGTTTGTTGAGGGGCGGTTTGGGAAGGGTGACCAGGACAATGATGGAACGCCATGTTGTCTTTCAAAATAGTACCACGGGATGCTAATATTGACCTAAACGggccagacgaggcctcggtttaacgtctcatctgaaagacggcacctccaacacgtccctcggtactggcactgggagggtcagcctggatttggggctcaaatctctggagtggggcttgagaccCACAAGGTCCTGACTCCgaggcgggagtgctacccactgagccacatggCGGGCAGAGAGGGAATGTATCCAAGGGTCTTACTGCAAACCAGCCCCAAGTAAGGGTCTAAATCCCTGCCTCCAGCACGCTCTGACCCCCAAAGTCCCTGTCGCTCTGCAGGCCGAAGGACTCCAAGCAGAACGAGTGCATTTCCTGCCACAGCGAGGGGTCCATGTACAAGATGCAGTATAGCGGACCCTGCAAGGAGCCGATCACCTCCTGCAGGTGAGCAAGGAACTGGCTCCTGGCACCAGGGAAGTGTTTGCCGAATATGTCGATGTTGAGACGGTGGTGATTGGCGCCCATGGGGATGGCGTAGGGGGCGGTGCACAGACTCAGGACGCTTGGCTCTTCCTTGCTATCCGCCATCCAGACTATGTCTTGCTTCAGCAACGTCTCCAGGTTGCTCCCCGACGCTTTGAAGGGCGCCCAGTCGTGGACGATAGTCTTCCCCGGCAGCACCGTGTCGATGACGGTGGGGTTTAGAAACACTCGCTTGACGTCGGCGGCCTGAAGCACAATTGGCTCTTGCCATTCTGTCCCGCTCGCCTTCAGCTGGACGATGGCGGCTCCCAGCTTTGGGCGGAGAGCTTCCACCTTGAAGTACAGCGATAGTATCTCCTGTAAACAAGCATTCGGGTTGGTGGTGGGTCgaaacttagaaacatagaaaataggggcaggaggaggccattcggcccttcgagcctgctccgccattcaatatgatcatggctgatcctctatctcaataccatattcccgctctctccccataccccgtgatgccttttgtgtctaggaatctatccagctccttcttaaatatattcagtgacttggcctccactgccttctgtggtagagaattccacaggttcaccaccctctgagtgaagaaatttctcctcatctcagtcctaaatgtcctaccccgtatcctgagaccgtgacccctcgttctggaccccagcTAGCCAGGgggagcatcctccctgcatccagtctgtctagccctgtctgaattttatatgtttcgatgagataagGTAATGGGGGGGTCTACTGTCGAGGCTGAGCAAGTCGGCCCCACTGCTGTAGAACCCACCCAGTCTTCATTCCAATCATTTCAACCCTCCAGCGGATTGCCATCTGGGCGGTGAAGGCAAGAATTTACCCAATGGAACGTTAGtaacaggagaccattcagcccctcgagcctgttctgccattcaattcgatcttGGCTGCTCTACAGAATGCAACTCGACGTTTTTATCCCCCCTCCCATCAATTTAAACAAGGCGGGGGCTCCCTTAAGGTCAGGCAACCCTCCAAATCCAATTTTCCCCTTCGCTATATCCCGGAAATCCAGGCACGGGAAGAGGTAAATCTGCCTCGATGGATGGATGGCGGTCCCTCCCGCCACCAAGAGGGAGCAAAGAGGACAATCCCAGAATTGAGGCCTCTAGCGGGTAAGAGCTGGGCCTGaaatgaagggagaggagggcacCACAAGAACCTCTGCCTCCACTGGGGGGGCGGGGCCATTTTGCACATGGCGGCTCCCTCCAGTGGTAAGtggagcggggaggagggagaggcaacTTCTCCAGGGGCCTGGGCGCCCCCTCACCCGCTGCCAGTCTGGTGCGGCGGGCAGGGAAGGAGTGGTCCCTGGGCAAGGCCGcgggaggagaatccagcccataGCTTGCAATCCATTGACAGCTGACCGACTGATCTACCTAAGGGAACATCGTGATCCTGACACCCTTACCCCACCCATCTCCGCTCACCTTTCACCCTTCAGTTAAAGTCAGAAGGCGAATTccaatctcgacaccatccaagataaagcagcccgcttgattggcaccccatccaccaccctaaacattcactcccttcaccaccggcgcaccgtggctgcagtgtgtaccacccacaggatgcactgcagcaactcgccaaggct from Heptranchias perlo isolate sHepPer1 chromosome 35, sHepPer1.hap1, whole genome shotgun sequence carries:
- the LOC137302173 gene encoding histidine N-acetyltransferase-like, translated to MEGAKPEPGPVGLEFCLAQEGHFEEVMSISRDVYGGIDYLPVRYRTWLQEPARRVMLAKRNGRVIALVSVNVVDDGRTAVVEGLRVAPRERGKGIAGLIQEHCLDFIRAQFPEVEVRRYTRSGRLGPEVLAKFQLICKQEILSLYFKVEALRPKLGAAIVQLKASGTEWQEPIVLQAADVKRVFLNPTVIDTVLPGKTIVHDWAPFKASGSNLETLLKQDIVWMADSKEEPSVLSLCTAPYAIPMGANHHRLNIDIFGKHFPGARSQFLAHLQEVIGSLQGPLYCILYMDPSLWQEMHSFCLESFGLQSDRDFGGQSVLEAGI